A window of the Deltaproteobacteria bacterium genome harbors these coding sequences:
- a CDS encoding tripartite tricarboxylate transporter substrate binding protein: MKKGRGLLFLPLVLFLAILFLVPNESLGQKFLTKPIEFVCHAAAGGGSDIMARMMQSIIVKEKLFTHTIAVVNRPGGGGAIAFAYVAGKKGDPHFWLTATTSFLTTPLLGKSKYTYKDFTPLVNLAYDDFFVTVKADSPYKTMKDLIADAKKRPGQINTGGTYAPGTDALISHMIEKAAGVKFNYIPFKSGGEAMVALLGGNLDMFYPNPGEALAQVEAKKVRILAVASEKRMAAVPDIPTLRELGINATFQQVRSIAAPKDLAPEAIRFYEELFRKLAESKMWKEKYIQENMLTWDYKNSAETGKLWEANNEACTRVMKEMGAIK, encoded by the coding sequence ATGAAAAAAGGAAGAGGGTTATTATTCTTGCCGTTAGTTTTATTTCTGGCTATTTTGTTTCTTGTCCCGAATGAATCACTGGGGCAAAAATTTCTCACCAAGCCCATAGAATTCGTCTGCCATGCCGCAGCCGGAGGGGGTAGTGATATCATGGCCCGCATGATGCAGAGTATAATTGTAAAGGAAAAACTTTTCACTCACACGATCGCGGTAGTCAATCGACCCGGAGGCGGCGGAGCCATAGCCTTTGCCTACGTGGCGGGGAAAAAGGGCGACCCCCATTTCTGGCTTACCGCGACCACCAGTTTTCTCACCACCCCGCTTCTGGGCAAATCCAAGTACACCTACAAGGACTTCACTCCCCTGGTCAATCTCGCCTATGATGACTTCTTCGTCACCGTGAAGGCCGATTCGCCGTACAAGACGATGAAGGACCTCATCGCCGATGCCAAGAAAAGGCCGGGACAGATCAACACCGGCGGCACCTACGCCCCCGGAACGGATGCCCTCATCTCCCATATGATCGAAAAAGCGGCCGGCGTGAAGTTCAACTATATCCCCTTCAAGAGCGGGGGGGAAGCCATGGTGGCTCTCCTGGGAGGAAATCTGGACATGTTCTATCCCAACCCGGGAGAAGCCCTGGCCCAGGTGGAAGCCAAGAAGGTGCGCATCCTGGCCGTGGCCAGCGAGAAACGGATGGCGGCGGTGCCGGACATCCCCACGCTGCGAGAGCTGGGAATCAACGCCACGTTCCAGCAGGTCCGCAGCATTGCGGCCCCCAAGGATCTTGCCCCCGAAGCGATTCGCTTCTACGAAGAGCTTTTCCGCAAGCTGGCCGAATCCAAGATGTGGAAGGAAAAATATATCCAGGAGAATATGCTGACCTGGGATTACAAAAACAGTGCGGAGACCGGCAAGCTGTGGGAGGCCAACAATGAGGCCTGCACCCGGGTCATGAAGGAAATGGGGGCAATCAAATAG
- a CDS encoding 4Fe-4S binding protein — MIIRQEICVGCGRCHPYCPTHAIHFQDLKSAVDQEVCYECGCCLRAEICPVEAIEDSPQVYDYPRALRKYFSDPNATHALTGIQGRGTEESKTNDVTLRVGPGEVGIAIEVGRPNIGMNLTNIQKITRALARAGIHEIEPNNPFQDMIQDHSTGDLKPELMGERVLSAIIEIQVKRDRLRHILRTIKEVAREVDSVFCLDVYTLLEPGLTVPPEVLEIIESEGLSWRPNAKINLGLGRAWERKNS; from the coding sequence ATGATCATTCGCCAGGAAATTTGCGTCGGTTGTGGGCGCTGCCATCCCTACTGCCCGACCCATGCCATCCACTTTCAAGACCTGAAAAGCGCGGTGGATCAAGAAGTCTGCTATGAATGCGGCTGTTGCCTTCGGGCAGAAATCTGTCCGGTGGAGGCTATTGAAGACTCCCCCCAGGTCTACGATTACCCCCGGGCGCTGCGAAAATATTTCAGCGATCCCAACGCCACCCACGCTCTCACGGGAATCCAGGGCCGGGGCACCGAAGAATCAAAAACCAACGATGTGACTCTTCGAGTTGGTCCGGGCGAGGTGGGAATCGCCATTGAAGTGGGCCGGCCGAATATCGGCATGAACCTGACCAACATCCAGAAGATCACCCGGGCCCTGGCCCGAGCAGGGATTCATGAAATCGAACCCAACAACCCTTTCCAAGACATGATTCAAGACCACTCGACTGGCGACCTGAAACCGGAGCTGATGGGGGAACGGGTGCTAAGCGCCATCATCGAAATTCAGGTGAAGCGCGATCGGCTCCGACATATTTTGCGTACGATTAAGGAGGTGGCCCGGGAAGTGGACAGCGTTTTTTGCTTGGATGTTTACACGCTGCTGGAACCGGGGCTTACAGTTCCTCCGGAAGTTTTGGAGATCATTGAATCAGAAGGGTTGTCCTGGCGGCCCAATGCCAAAATCAACCTGGGCCTGGGACGGGCTTGGGAAAGGAAGAACTCATGA